Part of the Streptomyces sp. NBC_00457 genome, ACTCCGGGGTGCTCTGGCTCCAGATCACGGGCGGGGAGCCGACAGTCGATCCCGACTTCGAGGGCGCCTACCGGTACGCGTACCGCCAGGGCATGATGCTCACGGTCTCGACCAACGCCTCGCGCCTGTGGAAACCTGCGCTGCTGCGGCTGTTCCGGGACTGCCCGCCATACCGCGTCGTCGTCAGCATGTACGGCGCGACGGAGGAGTCCTTCGACGAGCTCACCCAGCGCAAAGGCGCGTGGAAGAACTTCCAGAGGGGCATGGCCGCGGCCCGCAATGCCGGCCTGCCCCTGCGAGTGTCCGTCGTAGTGACGGAGGACAACGCCCACGAGGTCGACGCCATGGTGGCCCTGGTTCAAAGCTGGGGCCTCGACCACCACGTCTACACCAACATGCAGCCGACCTTTTCCGGCAAGGGTGAGCCGCTGCTCGTTCAGTCCACCGAGCACCTGCGCAGGCGACCGGTCTTCCAGGGCTGCAACGCGGGCGTGACCTTCTTCCATGCCGACCCGCACGCCAAGGTCTCCATCTGCAAGATCGGACGCGATGACCAGATCGACCTCATGACCGAGGGCATCGACGGCCTTCACCGACTCGGAGCGATCTCCGATCGGCTCATGCTTCGCA contains:
- a CDS encoding radical SAM protein, with the translated sequence MHRLIVSPFLDGYLAVRPGSTACVRLPAEHYEDLRQYARADDRVPDWLVATAAEAWDLDLDGQASQEALLVREPTELAFARASWEINLYCNFGCKHCYLGERPLAGLGWDDKVKLIDIVRDSGVLWLQITGGEPTVDPDFEGAYRYAYRQGMMLTVSTNASRLWKPALLRLFRDCPPYRVVVSMYGATEESFDELTQRKGAWKNFQRGMAAARNAGLPLRVSVVVTEDNAHEVDAMVALVQSWGLDHHVYTNMQPTFSGKGEPLLVQSTEHLRRRPVFQGCNAGVTFFHADPHAKVSICKIGRDDQIDLMTEGIDGLHRLGAISDRLMLRTGGCSGCSLSGTCRVCRPLAKVYQEAKAPLNTYCQHGDTKEMVH